The following are from one region of the Brachyhypopomus gauderio isolate BG-103 unplaced genomic scaffold, BGAUD_0.2 sc183, whole genome shotgun sequence genome:
- the LOC143501968 gene encoding MAM and LDL-receptor class A domain-containing protein 1-like, with protein MCCFGQPGSSVLEKSKRHGQCPDGYCLNAGICVVGTHGPVCICQSLWTGNRCHVHLKLPRPTNASVIPDSDIVVVYTGVSVAVILLAIIAGTILFFLHRKHTAKDAVLMASEEQDTSVCVWRDEFPGGNFTASSTFKPGWGASHRPRISVYPWREEPEFSARLSFSNPLYKGSRNPVD; from the exons ATGTGCTGCTTCGGCCAGCCAGGAAGTTCTGTCCTGGAGAAGAGCAAGAGACATGGAC AGTGTCCTGACGGTTACTGCCTTAATGCTGGAATATGTGTGGTGGGCACCCATGGACCTGTTTGTAT CTGTCAGTCATTATGGACCGGAAACAGATGCCATGTGCACCTGAAACTGCCCCGTCCCACTAATGCTAGTGTGATCCCTGACTCTGATATAG tggtagTGTACACAGGTGTAAGTGTAGCAGTGATCCTGTTGGCTATTATTGCCGGCACCATACTCTTTTTTctacacagaaaacacacagctAA AGATGCTGTGCTGATGGCTAGTGAGGAGCAGGACACTTCTGTTTGTGTCTGGAGAGACGAG TTTCCAGGAGGAAACTTCACAGCCAGTTCTACATTTAAGCCAGGCTGGGGTGCCAGCCACAGGCCCAGGATCAGTGTTTACCCATGGAGGGAGGAGCCTGAG ttttctgcCAGACTGTCCTTCTCCAACCCACTATACAAGGGATCCAGAAACCCTGTGGATTga